TAATCTTTGAGCTTTGATAACCGCTCATTTATTTCCCCCACCAGCACTTCTTTGTCCGCCTTCATCTTAGCCTccaactttaataatttttccttCCCTTCCTTCAATTCCTTCCATTCCCTATCCAGCTTCTTCATTGCTCCAgtctctgaaaaaaaaaaacacaaaaaatagtagcaaataaaaaaaaattaattcctcttgttgtttataaaaataaaaataaataaattacctgATAACAGATCatcatttttttccttcaaaGCTTCTATGACTTTGAAATACTTAGCATAAATGGATTCAATCCTCTCTTCAAGGACCTTCATCTGCATATTCATGGACAAGCCATGACCTTCCAATCTGCTTTGAAGAGCATTTATACGACCACTGCACTCTTTCAGCTGGGTTTTAAGATTATCATATTCCATGCCTGTCTGGCTTCTGAGTTCGTTGCAATCCCTCGTACAACACCTCACTGCGAAAAACGAAAATCAAGagacgaaaaacataattaacccttatttcaattatttctcCTTACACATCATCCTTATCAgccaatattttttctaaattaatccGAATTCAATTTTCTAATACAATACATACATTACCAAACCAAATCAGCAGCAGCCACCAATTGAGCAGCAGCAACACACAGCAACAAcgaaataaatttcaaacagTATACTAATTCAGCAGAGCAGCAGCAACACACAATTCAGCAGCAAGACACATTTCAAACGAACCCAATTTCAATAGCAAATCAATTCAGCAATCAACACCAATTCAGCAG
This region of Vigna unguiculata cultivar IT97K-499-35 chromosome 5, ASM411807v1, whole genome shotgun sequence genomic DNA includes:
- the LOC114186275 gene encoding uncharacterized protein LOC114186275 — translated: MEYDNLKTQLKECSGRINALQSRLEGHGLSMNMQMKVLEERIESIYAKYFKVIEALKEKNDDLLSETGAMKKLDREWKELKEGKEKLLKLEAKMKADKEVLVGEINERLSKLKDYMRTSEKDTAAMIAAMIANLTEKLIFNFKWSRGGLRLHGYGGVVKS